A genomic region of Trifolium pratense cultivar HEN17-A07 linkage group LG3, ARS_RC_1.1, whole genome shotgun sequence contains the following coding sequences:
- the LOC123914349 gene encoding hexose carrier protein HEX6-like: MAVELPIASNGKMTCIVILSCMVAATGGIIFGYDIGISGGVTSMVPFLEKFFPDVYTKMKQDNKISNYCKFDSQLLTTFTSSLYIAGLIASFFASSITRSFGRKPSILVGGVAFLVGAALGGAALNIYMLILGRVLLGVGIGFANQSVPLYLSEMAPAKHRGAINNGFQFCVGIGVLSANLINFGTEKIKDGWGWRISLAMAAVPASILTLGAFFLPETPNSIIQNNKDHQKAKLMLQSIRGTHDVEQEFEDLIEASNMSNSIKHPFKNILQRKYRPQLVMAIAIPFFQQFTGINVISFYAPILFLTIGLGESASLLSAVMIGIVGTTSTFISMLIVDKLGRRVLFISGGIQMFFSQILIGSIMAAQLGDHGEISKKYVYLILVLICIYVAGFAWSWGPLGWLVPSEIFPLEIRSAAQSIAVAVNFLFTFIVAQTFLSMLCHFKYGTFFFFGGWVVVMTVFVYFLLPETKNVPIEQMDTVWREHLFWKRIVGDKSQGRQTVLP; encoded by the exons ATGGCAGTGGAGCTCCCAATTGCAAGTAATGGAAAGATGACTTGTATTGTGATTCTATCTTGTATGGTGGCTGCCACTGGAGGCATTATATTTGGTTATGATATAGGAATTTCAG GTGGGGTAACATCTATGGTACCATTTTTGGAGAAATTTTTTCCAGATGTATACACCAAAATGAAACAAGACAACAAAATAAGCAATTACTGCAAGTTTGATAGCCAACTTCTAACAACATTTACTTCATCACTATATATTGCTGGCCTTATAgcatctttctttgcatcatcAATCACAAGATCCTTTGGTCGAAAACCATCAATTCTTGTAGGTGGTGTTGCATTTCTTGTTGGAGCAGCTCTTGGTGGTGCTGCTcttaatatatacatgttaatACTTGGTAGAGTTCTTCTTGGAGTTGGAATTGGCTTTGCTAATCAG TCAGTCCCATTATATCTATCTGAAATGGCACCTGCAAAACACAGAGGAGCAATCAACAATGGTTTCCAGTTTTGTGTTGGAATTGGTGTTCTATCAGCAAATTTAATAAACTTTGGCACAGAAAAAATCAAAGATGGTTGGGGCTGGAGAATATCTCTAGCAATGGCAGCAGTTCCAGCTTCAATTCTCACATTAGGAGCATTTTTTCTCCCAGAAACACCAAACAGCATAATCCAAAATAACAAAGATCATCAAAAAGCTAAGTTAATGTTACAATCCATAAGAGGCACACATGATGTTGAACAAGAATTTGAAGATCTTATTGAAGCAAGTAACATGTCAAATTCTATCAAACATCCATTTAAGAATATCTTGCAAAGAAAATATAGACCTCAACTTGTTATGGCAATAGCTATACCATTTTTCCAACAATTCACTGGAATCAATGTCATTTCATTTTATGCTCCAATCTTGTTTTTAACTATTGGATTAGGTGAAAGTGCTTCTCTTTTGTCTGCAGTTATGATTGGGATTGTAGGTACTACTTCAACATTCATATCAATGCTAATAGTTGATAAACTAGGTAGAAGAGTTTTGTTCATATCAGGTGGAATTCAAATGTTCTTCTCACAAATTCTAATAGGAAGTATAATGGCAGCACAACTTGGTGATCATGGTGAAATAAGCAAGAAATATGTATACTTGATTCTAGTTTTAATATGCATATATGTTGCTGGATTTGCATGGTCATGGGGGCCGTTAGGATGGTTGGTTCCGAGTGAGATTTTTCCATTGGAGATAAGATCAGCAGCACAAAGTATTGCAGTTGCAGTGAATTTTCTGTTTACATTCATTGTTGCTCAAACTTTTCTTAGTATGTTGTGTCATTTCAAGTATggaactttcttcttctttggagGTTGGGTTGTGGTGATGACagtgtttgtttattttctgttaCCAGAAACTAAGAATGTTCCAATTGAGCAAATGGATACTGTTTGGAGAGAACATTTGTTTTGGAAGAGAATTGTTGGAGACAAGAGTCAAGGAAGACAAACAGTGTTGCCTTAA